Proteins from a genomic interval of Musa acuminata AAA Group cultivar baxijiao chromosome BXJ1-9, Cavendish_Baxijiao_AAA, whole genome shotgun sequence:
- the LOC103999469 gene encoding probable fatty acyl-CoA reductase 4 produces MESIRIVEFFKNKSILVTGSTGFLAKIFVEKVLRVQPEVKKLFLLVRAGDATSAHQRVQTEILEKDLFKVLKDKHGDGFRSFVTSKLVPLAGNIVQEDLGIHDSDLRRNLWKEVEVVVNVAATTNFDERYDVALGINVLGAKHILEFAKRCVRLQMLLHVSTAYVAGEQSGLILEKKFLMGETLKGGSYLDIEAELSLADKKKRDLRAEDATEEAEKLAMKELGINRAKLFGWPNTYVFTKAMGEMLLGHSRGDLPMVILRPTIITSVQSDPLPGWIEGTRTIDSVIIGYAKGKITCFFGDLDVIMDVVPGDMVVNAMMATMAAHSNQQAEFIYHMGSSMRNPVTYATLEHCHFRYFLANPRVGRDGSVMPTKRLSFIKSMVLFRVFMTLRDKLPLEVMHLVNLLSCGRLARGYNELNRKYRFMMYLVDLYKPYVYFDGCFDDLNMERLRMAVKKDDAEATMFDFDPKHIDWEDYFSSIHIPGVMKYAFK; encoded by the exons ATGGAAAGCATCAGAATAGTGGAGTTCTTCAAGAACAAGAGCATTCTGGTCACTGGATCCACTGGCTTCCTAGCAAAAA TATTCGTGGAGAAGGTGCTACGGGTTCAACCCGAGGTCAAGAAGCTGTTCCTCCTCGTCAGAGCCGGTGATGCCACATCCGCCCACCAGCGTGTGCAGACCGAG ATACTAGAAAAGGATTTATTTAAGGTTCTAAAAGACAAACACGGCGACGGCTTCCGTTCATTTGTTACGAGCAAACTTGTTCCTCTGGCCGGCAACATAGTCCAGGAAGATTTAGGAATACATGACTCTGATCTCCGAAGAAACTTGTGGAAGGAAGTAGAGGTTGTTGTCAATGTAGCTGCAACCACCAACTTTGATGAGAG ATATGATGTTGCGTTGGGCATCAATGTCCTCGGAGCCAAGCATATCTTGGAGTTTGCCAAACGATGTGTTAGGCTACAAATGCTTCTCCATGTTTCTACCG CTTATGTAGCTGGCGAGCAAAGCggactgatcttggagaagaagttTCTCATGGGAGAGACCCTCAAGGGGGGCTCCTACTTGGACATTGAAGCAGAACTAAGCTTGGCGGACAAGAAGAAGAGGGACCTCCGTGCAGAGGACGCGACCGAGGAAGCAGAGAAGCTAGCCATGAAGGAACTGGGGATAAACAG GGCTAAGTTGTTTGGTTGGCCAAACACCTACGTTTTCACCAAAGCGATGGGTGAGATGTTGCTTGGACACTCGAGAGGAGATCTGCCGATGGTTATTTTGCGCCCAACGATCATAACAAGCGTTCAGAGTGATCCACTGCCGGGTTGGATCGAAGGAACACG GACGATCGACAGCGTAATCATAGGTTACGCGAAGGGGAAGATCACATGCTTCTTTGGAGATCTCGATGTCATCATGGACGTG GTGCCCGGGGACATGGTGGTGAATGCGATGATGGCGACCATGGCAGCTCACTCGAATCAGCAGGCCGAGTTCATCTACCACATGGGCTCGTCCATGAGAAATCCAGTGACGTACGCCACCCTGGAGCATTGTCACTTCCGTTACTTCCTTGCCAACCCTCGCGTCGGGAGAGATGGAAGTGTCATGCCGACAAAGAGGCTTTCTTTCATCAAAAGCATGGTCCTTTTCCGCGTCTTCATGACTCTGAGAGACAAGCTGCCATTGGAG gtaatgcaccTGGTCAATCTATTATCTTGTGGACGACTCGCTCGTGGATACAATGAACTCAACCGGAAGTACAGGTTCATGATGTATCTTGTCGACCTTTACAAACCCTACGTCTACTTCGATGGATG CTTTGATGATCTAAACATGGAGAGGTTGAGGATGGCGGTGAAGAAGGACGACGCAGAGGCCACGATGTTTGATTTTGATCCCAAGCACATTGATTGGGAGGACTACTTCAGTAGCATTCATATCccaggtgtaatgaaatatgcatTCAAGTGA
- the LOC103999393 gene encoding probable fatty acyl-CoA reductase 4, translating to MESIRIVEFFKNKSILVTGSTGFLAKIFVEKVLRVQPEVKKLFLLVRAGDAASANRRVQTEILEKDLFKVLKDKHGDGFRSFVTSKLVPLAGDIAQEDLGIHDSHLRRNLWKEVEVVVNVAATTNFDERYDVALGINVLGAKHILEFAKRCVRLEMLLHVSTAYVAGEQSGLILEKKFLMGETLKEDSYLDIEAELSLADKKKRDLRAEDATEEAEKLAMKELGINRAKLFGWPNTYVFTKAMGEMLLGHSRGDLPMVILRPTIITSVQSDPLPGWVEGTRTIDSVLIGYAKGKITCFFGDLDIIMDVVPGDMVVNAMMATMAAHSKQQAEFTYHIGSSVRNPVTYATLEHCGFRYFLANPRVGRDGSVMPTKRLSFIKSMVLFRVFMTLRYKLPLEVMHLVNLLSCGRLARGYNELNRKYKFMMYLVDLYKPYVYFDGCFDDLNMERLRMAVKKDDAEAKMFDFDPKHIDWEDYFSSIHIPGVMKYAFK from the exons ATGGAAAGCATCAGAATAGTGGAGTTCTTCAAGAACAAGAGCATTCTGGTCACTGGATCCACTGGCTTCCTGGCAAAAA TATTCGTGGAGAAGGTGCTACGGGTTCAACCCGAGGTCAAGAAGCTGTTCCTCCTCGTCAGAGCCGGTGATGCCGCATCCGCCAACCGGCGTGTGCAGACCGAG ATACTAGAAAAGGACTTATTTAAGGTTCTAAAAGACAAACACGGCGACGGCTTCCGTTCATTTGTTACGAGCAAACTTGTTCCTCTGGCTGGCGACATAGCTCAGGAAGATTTAGGAATACATGACTCTCATCTCCGAAGAAACTTGTGGAAGGAAGTAGAGGTTGTTGTCAATGTAGCTGCAACCACCAACTTTGATGAGAG ATATGATGTTGCGTTGGGCATCAATGTCCTCGGAGCCAAGCATATCTTGGAGTTTGCCAAACGATGTGTTAGGCTAGAAATGCTTCTCCATGTTTCTACCG CTTATGTAGCTGGCGAGCAAAGCggactgatcttggagaagaagttTCTCATGGGAGAGACCCTCAAGGAGGACTCCTACTTGGACATTGAAGCAGAACTAAGCTTGGCGGACAAGAAGAAGAGGGACCTCCGTGCAGAGGACGCGACCGAGGAAGCAGAGAAGCTAGCCATGAAGGAACTGGGGATAAACAG GGCTAAGTTGTTTGGTTGGCCAAACACCTACGTTTTCACCAAAGCGATGGGTGAGATGTTGCTTGGACACTCGAGAGGAGATCTGCCGATGGTTATTTTACGCCCAACGATCATAACAAGCGTTCAGAGTGATCCACTGCCGGGTTGGGTCGAAGGAACacg GACGATCGACAGCGTGCTCATAGGTTACGCGAAGGGGAAGATCACATGCTTCTTTGGAGATCTCGATATCATCATGGACGTG GTGCCCGGGGACATGGTGGTGAATGCGATGATGGCGACCATGGCAGCTCACTCGAAGCAGCAGGCCGAGTTCACCTACCACATAGGCTCGTCCGTGAGAAATCCAGTGACATACGCCACCCTGGAGCATTGTGGATTCCGTTACTTCCTTGCCAACCCTCGCGTCGGGAGAGATGGAAGTGTCATGCCGACAAAGAGGCTTTCTTTCATCAAAAGCATGGTCCTTTTCCGCGTCTTCATGACTCTGAGATACAAGCTGCCATTGGAG gtaatgcaccTGGTCAATCTATTATCTTGTGGACGACTCGCTCGCGGATACAATGAACTCAACCGGAAGTACAAGTTCATGATGTATCTTGTTGACCTTTACAAACCCTACGTCTACTTCGATGGATG CTTTGATGATCTAAACATGGAGAGGTTGAGGATGGCGGTGAAGAAGGACGACGCAGAGGCCAAGATGTTTGATTTTGATCCCAAGCACATTGATTGGGAGGACTACTTCAGTAGCATTCATATCccaggtgtaatgaaatatgcatTCAAGTGA